The sequence gaaaaaaagaaaagccaaagttCTTACACTGATCTGCAGTGCCCCGCATGATCCTGTTCCTGGCCTCCCTCTTGGAGCTCtcctcctgccaccctccctTGCTCACTTGGCTTCATTCACTTTTGTCTCCTGCAGTTTCTCAAATGTGCCAGACCTTGCTTCAGCCTTAGAGACTGCACTGGCATTTTCCtctcctggaatgttcttccccctcATACCTTCATGACTGTCgctctcatttttctttactcACAAATCATCTTCTGTTCACTGTGTTTAAAATTATACCCCCTACCCTTCACCACTCCGTATCCTCCTTACCCTGCTTTGCTTTTGTCCTTGGCACTTTTCACCTTATGTATTGTATATTATACTTTatagtttattgtctgtcttcttctGGTCTAAATCTGCCCATCAAGAATGTACATTCcatgaggtaagattttattctgtgtttttgtgtttttttgttttctgttttctttcactgtgTGAACAGGCACTGGCACAGagtcatcacacacaaaaaaatttttttaagttaatgtgTGAGGCTGTTTTTATTTTAGATCATAAAATATCCACTAATAGCCAAGTCAAATGCTTATAATTTTCATCAGCATGCATGCAAGTATATTGTGTTTGCTATAAAATTGTTCCTCAATTATATACACACCTTTTAAAATCAGCTGTAGAGGATTCTGATAACTACAAAGTAATATTTTGAATTAACTAGGTTTATTTCTTAACCAAAACTTCTTCAATTTGTTCTGTACAGAATGTGTGTTCTGGTGTCGATAGATCTGAAAATGTTGGTCGACGACTTGCAAatcaacaaagtttaaaaaataggatTGAATCTGTAAAAACAGGTCTGCTTTTTAGCCCATATATTGATGAAAGATTAACAAAAAAAGGTACATTTACATGATATTGTTGGAGTTTTACCCCAAAAGCCTACTTtagttgtttttataaaattttcttcccattttagtgagatataattgacatataacctttagttgtttttaatgataaaatatattaagtaatTTACTGTTCTAGAAATTGAAAATTCGTGTTTGAATAGTGAAAATATTGGAATTGCCATGTATTTTTCTATGACTAATTAGAGGATCtttagaaatgtaaatataaagaTGTTTGACATATTTATAGATAAAAATTATCTCTTTTAACACAAATCTAGTTTATCAGAATTAAATGCTTAGTATTTAATTTGTCATGTATTTGAATAACATTTCAAAACTAGGTCAgatataaatgattaaaaacacTGAACTGCTTTATTTTAGGTTCAAAAAAGATCAGTAAGTCTGAGGAAAACTTATTAACTCCAGAGCAACTAGGTGGAAGAAATTACCGGATGTCTTGGACAGGACCTAGTAATTCAAGTTTTCAAGAAATAGATGGAAATGAAGCTTCTCCAATAGATGCAATTCTTGAGGTGGAAAACTCTTCCTTGGAGCCCAATATGATGGTTGAAAAGTCACCTGTTATGTCATATGAGCTTGCCCCTTCTAATGTACACAGTAGGCATAATAACAACGTAACTGGCAGCTCTCTTAGTGGGGATGAAAATAACCTGACCACAGAGACTGTGGTGAAAATTCAGAAAGCATTTTCTGAATCTGGAAGTAATCTTCATGCATTGATAAATCACAGGCAATCATCATTAACTAATGTAGGGAAAGTAAAATTTAATGAAACATCTTCTATCAAATGTAGcccagaagaaaatgtatttgaaactaATAATTTCACTGTGATAGAATCCAATGAACACCACACTAGTAAAGATGAAAATAGTTTTTCAGAAAGAGACTTCTCACTACATCAAACTCAAAAATTGGGTAGAGAAGCCACTATAAAATGTTACTCAACTCAGATGAAGATAGAACTAGAAGACAACATTCATTCGAATATACCAAAAGATTATTTAAGCAAGCAGGAACTGCCCAGtgatgaacaaataaagaaacaagagTCCCCAAGGGATACACTAAATACTAAATTAAAGGAGAATGAAAATATGATTGAAGAGAACTTACTGAACTGTGCAGCTTCTGGAGAGGACGTGGCTAGCGCCTCTTCCTTAGAGCAGATTACGTGTAATAGCGCAAACCTGTCAAAACCTAGGCCTGTGCGAATTGTTAAGCAGCAGTCACTGGTGGAAACATGTGATAAAACGGTTTCTGAACATTTACAAATGACAGAGCATGGAAAGGTTTCAGACCACATACAGTGGTTTAACAATCTTTCTTTAAATGAACCAAATAGGACAAAAGTTAAGTCACCTCTTAAGTTTCAGCGTATGCCTGTCCGTCAGTCTGTCAGAAGAATTAATTCTTTGTTGTTGTATGGTGGACAACCTCCAAGACATAAATTAGCAAGTCTTGGTGAAGCTGCTTCTCCTCTGGTTAAATCAGTGAGCTGTGATAGTGCTCTTCCCTCGCGTGTCGAGCGTGCGTCAAAAGATTCCTCTATTCCATGTACCAGACCGAGTCCTAAAGAACAGAAGTCTACGTCATGCAAACAGTCGAATGTTGATACGATTTCAAAATCAAGCATGGAGGTAACTTCTACATCTTTCTCACAAATGAAGAGGCACCCAAACTCTGGGAATGCTTCTCTTGGGTCCACCAGAGTTTGTAAGCAGGAAGTGATATCTAATGGCCAAATTAAGGTTCCCTTGGATGATCTGACAAATCATGATATAGTAAAATCTGTTGTAAATAATGATATGGGCTTTTCTCGTGGCATAAGTAACAGGGTCCTTAGAAGACCATCAGAAAAAGAGAGGGTCTGGTATAAAGGTTCTCCAAAAAATCCTATTGGAAAAGCTCAACTACTACCAACAAGTAGACCTGTAGACTTGTAATTGGTAAATGTTATACTACTTGTcattaatgtaaataaaattagCAATTGGTGATATGACTTGCAAGGTAATCTACATGTTAGTTTGTAGCTCAGAATGATTGGTATgtgataaattttaatttcattgcaCAAGCAACTTGAATTCTTAAGCTTATATAAATGATGACTGTGGTTTTCTTAATTATGGCAATATTTaagcttattaattttattgtcaTCTCTCAAAGCAGAGGTTacactttacttttttaaagaaattgttgaCTGGGTttataagaaattaatttttgaaaattgcttgaattttattttttaacgtgCGATAGGAAGAATGGAATGAGTTGTGCCTATTTCCTGTTACTCCTAAGTCAGATGAGGTTTCTCTAAGAAATGTCTaacacacagagaagagagagagataagcCCTGCAAATCTTAATTCCCAAATTCCATTAATGTTTATTGTCTTTATCAAAGTCCCCAGACATTAATTTGTTTCAATAGCATCTTAATCCTTTATTCCTTTTGGGTGCAGAGTAGTTAGACATATATTGTCTATAGATGTGACAGTGTGTTCACTTGAACTAAGAATAATGGCTAATGCAGAATGACGACTCAAGTGTGCTCATATAGTATGATGCTGCAGAAGTAACTGTGACTTTAAAGCCATactatgttttttaaagttaatttgcaCAAGTACATTTATATCTGTTTTGTCCAGTatagaatttaaaatgttttaagaggGAGTAATTAagcttggaagattttaatcaaagTGATTGCTTATATACAGATGCTTGATTTTAGACTTTGAAATAGTTGATGCATCTCTGTACATTTACCTTGGATTCTTACACTTTGGATTCCTACAGGAGCCTGTGATGGTTTTGTCGTGTgtgtaaatgttatttatttagcaAAGACATTAAAGATAACTTTCTGGAAAATGACTTGCCTGAGACTctaatgaaattcaaaataacCTTTTAGAATTTGACCCAAATTGTCAAGCAAATCtatctaaatttatattttaaattactagaAATAACAAATCTTTAAGGAAAGAATAATATCAACATTAGAGGGTATTCTCTGAGTTTTGGAGGAAGGAATATGCAGGCAGACTCAAGCACTAAAGATACTTTTGCAGGTCAGTTGTTAGGGTGCCACATTCAAGCTTGGGGCAGAATAGAACCACACTGCACCCCATTCGGAGCGACCAGGCAGTGTGAATTTGTGTGAGGAATTTAAAGTCGTCAGAGGTTTGCTCTACCAAGGTCTCCCTAATAGCAGtacatctgttttattttaaagctatttcCTGCTTCTATATTCACTACCTAGGAATCGACCCTTTCTCAGAATTAGTAAGTATTTACttacataaaaactaaaaatctgtAGATATAAACATCATGTTTATCTGACATCAAAACATATTTTTACTATAGACTGGGTATGCATTTCAGATGTTTATGGTATTTCTAAGAGTAAATggatatagaaaatatttataaattctgaGATATTTGTTGTCTGGTTCAaagagtttttttaaactttacttttaaacttttaaaaatgcatcagtGTCCTTTTATATCCACGGGGGTAGGTGAAATGTCGAATTGGAAGACTAATTCAGTAAGAAGTCATAGGAAATTAACTGTACAAATTACCTGCATTAGTGGATTTTCTGAGAGATTAATCATTAATcaataataaaagatatttatttaaaaaagaaaactacccaCATGTCACTCCCATTTTTTGTTAGCTGAAAGCTGCAATACAGAGTAAAGGATTATGAAGGTGCAAACCTTGGAGATGTGGTAATTGGAGAGTCGGGAAAGCTGAGTTTTAGACTTGATTTAATAttcctgctttcattttttcttataaaaaatagagataatgTTACCAGTCTCATGGGGATATTTGATCAAATGATATACAAACATACTTAACAAAGTTAAAGTGTCTGGACATGTGCAGTAACTCCAAGAACTATTTTCACTTTGTTCttacaagtaaataaattaataatattaatttgattattatgAGCAACAAACAATACAATTATACATAGAACTTAATAGACTGCTTGGCATTATTCTAAAATCACTAAAAATTTGGTATAGGATTTTGAAAATCATCAAGCCCAGGACATATAAtagatgttttgtttttagaaaatcaaATTTCATATGAAGCATAAACAATTTAGTGTATTTCAGTCAAATTTCCATTCAGCACAAAGGCGGTAAGTTGTAATGGCTTCTCCATTTTTCCAAGCACAAAATGAAGATAACAGTGAAACAACAGTAATGTAAAATTCAGAATTGAATAAAACCTCAGTATGtgtgaataataaatattaaacccCAGCATGGTCATTTGAGCCTAGAACCAATAGACAATATTTGTCCGGTTGATTTAGCATGCACTGAAACAAAAAGCTGGAAACCGAAGATCATCCATGGAAGAAAAGGTGCTAGGAAGGACCAAAAGGCCATGGATGAATGTTGCAGGCCCCCTCTTCACTGCATAAAATTGCTGTAGATGGTAATGGATTTGGGGAACAGAGCTAGGGTATGTACAGAGTTCTGGATTCTAACCTCCTCAAGGTACTTATTCTTGGACCTCCAGGTACTTTACTCatccccagtctttttttttttttttttaaagatttttttctttgatgtggaccatttttaaagtctttattgaatttgttacaatattgcttctgttttatgttttggttttttggccacagaaacgtgtgggatcttagctcaccaaccaggaattgaacccgcaccccctgcactggaagggggAGTctttaactactggaccgccagggaagttcctcaatCCCCCGTCTTGACgaaagaaatttaaatacttaTATTCATTGTATGGTTTTGTATTTCAATTCTTGTGTTTGAACAAAATTCAAATGTTCAAAGTTGCCCTATAAATCTTTTACAGAAGGTATTCTGGATCTACCTGGATACATTTCCGCAATGTGCAGGGAGTATGGTTTCTCTTCCGGCAAAAGGAATCTTACTCGATAGTTGGTGTGGAAGTTTAGAAGTAGCTCTCAGAACTAATATTCCTAGAGGTTTTCACGTGGTTTTGGTTTATCACTTTAACAAAAATTTCCATCTTGTATTAAATATCCCCATAGGTTTCCTGCTCAATGAAAAGGCTTCTGAAAGCACTCGTGATTTGCCTAATCATTGCCATCATTAAAAGCTCTTAAGGCCTCTTCAACTTTTGTTTGTCTCTCCTATTGCCCCAGTGCCTCTTTTCTCTTCAAGCTAAAAgacttctagggcttccctggtggcgcagtggttgagaatctgcctgccaatgcaggggacacgggttcgagccctggtctgggaggatcccacatgccgcggagcagctgggcccgtgagccacaattactgagcccgcgcgtctggagcctgtgctccgcaacgggagaggctgcgatagtgagaggcctgcgcaccgcgatgaagagtggcccccgctctccgcaactggagaaagccctcgcacagaaacgaagacccaacacagtcataaataaataaataaaataaataaaattttaaaagtactaaaaaaaaaaaaaaaaaaaaaggatctttgggaaaagattaaaaataaacatttcaataaaaaaaaaaagacttctctaAAAAGCTGGAAGGTGGCAAAGTTGAAGGTGTGCTATTGAGAACGAAAGACAGAAATGGCGAGGCGATCTGGCACATTGGATAACTGCTTGAGAAAAGGTTAATTACTTACACAGGGGTCGATAGAGGAAGAGGGTCTCTGGGAGATGTGTATGCGGAATGCGTGGGCAGAAGGCCCCAGCATCTGAGTTGAGCTCTGGGGAGTCCTGGCCAGGCGACCTCCACCTGCTGGAGGAGGGACGGGGCGGGGCTAAGATGAGGAGGGAGGTGACGCACCAGCGACCCAGATCTCCCCGCTTCGCGCCCGACCCCCACCGAGGCCCAGACCGCAGCAGGCTCCTCCGGCTGCCGCTCGGTGAGTGCTGCGCTGAGGCCGGCTCGACCTCCTGACGCCCACCCAGACCAACGGGCTCTTCACGATCGGGAGTGGGGGAGGGCGTCGTGCTGAAATCCTTGAGCTGGAGGCTGGGGGCAGACAAAGGATGGGTGCGGGAATCGGAGGTTCGGCTCTAAATGAGAGGGAAAGAGTAccgaggaaggagaaaaaatcaGAACGCTGTTGGCTGGGGGTGTAAAGTGAAACAAAGACATCCCGCATTCAGAGCGGAGGAGGGAAAGATGGAGATGGCCGGAGAGGCTGGTGTCTGCCTCTGGCCTTGTTCGTCAGATTTTGCAGGCTTTGCTGTCTCAGCTCTTTGTAGTACAGGGTTTTACATCTGAGTGGCTTTTTAGAAAGCCTTTCCTTTACAGAAGTAGATATTGGGGATTATGAATATTTCAGTTTCAGGGAAGAAGTGCATGCCGCCACCACCTtctccgcccccccacccccccaccgcgCGCTCGCATAGAAGGATGGTCAAAAGAGGGTTTGCATGGCCACTGCCTGCAGTCTCCGCCCTAAGGTTCAGCAGCTGCAGAGGGAACTTGCGTGAATATATGTTCTCTTGTTCTGCAGGCTTCTGGTTGCGTGGAAGCCAACATTCAGGACAGGTTGACTCCCCAGACTAGGTTTCTTCAGTCTCCTTCACctgttctgttttctctctcatcaCCCTTCGATTCCCCAAATTCGAGCCTCCGGAACAGTAAGGCAATATTGCCAACATAATAATAGCAATCTGGGGGGCTCTGTGTCTGGCATTGTTTTCAGTCCTCTTACGTGTGCCCTCACACTTACCTCACAGTAACCCTGTAAGACGGATGCTTTTCTCATCCCTTTTTGCAGAGAAGGAAGTTGAGGCATTTGCCCAAGTTCACCCTGCTAGCATGTAGTGCAGCAAGCATCCTTCATCTTCCTTCCCAGAGTAGAGGGCAGGCCTGAGTTGTGTGTATTGATGTTCCCTTGTACCACTCCTAAGCTTTCTGTGCTTCTTTACCATTTGTGTCTTCCAACTCCTTCCCCTGAGCCTTTTCTTCACCAGCACTAGAAAAGTCAAGATGtcactctccctctccctttctcaaaATTGAggcaaatttttgttgttgtttgtttttgtttgtttaagggagggagagagtggtgGGGTAGGCGTAATGCAGAGCTTCCAGGGAGCTGTAaggacaataaaaaaataagtcagaAGTGCCATTATAGTCTAGTCTCCCCAAGAGTGTGAGGACAGAGGGAATTGGCTGCTATCTCAGACAGactattctgtttctttaataCCTTCTCACAGCTGATGTCCTGGCTAAGGTGGACACATAAGGCCTAAGCAAATCCTTAAGAATTTTTCATTGCAGTCCCTTCCTGGGTGGTCCTTGAATCACTCCCTGGAGTGATTACATGATTGCATCTTCACAATTGCCAGTTGTGGCCAATCGATATATGTTTGGTCTTTTTTCTGCAGGTTAAAAATGGTTGCCAGGATGGTTTCTATCATGCTGTCTGGCCTAGTGTTTTGGCTGACATTTGGATGGACTCCAACAGCTGCTTATAGCCCGAGAACCCCTGACCGGGTCtcagaaacagatatccagaggCTGCTCCATGGTGTGATGGAGCAGCTGGGCATTGCCAGGCCACGGGTAGAGTATCCAGCTCACCAGGCCATGAACCTTGTGGGCCCACAGAGCATCGAAGGTATTTACTGTGTTCTGCCAGTTTGCAGTTTCCATTAGCAGTAAAATAATTAATGCATATTGAAGaaactctccttcctccttctgttttccctttcttcttataCTACACAgtatatagatacatacatacacatgagAATACAAATCCTGTGAGAGCAGGGACCTTATCTAATTCACAGCTGTAGCCCTAGCATCTAGCACAAAATCTGGTACATTAATATTTAGTAAGTGAATGAAGGAGCATCTAGCGTTATCCCTAAAAAAAGATTAGAACCCAGACCCCATGTCTTCTCCCAAACTGATCTTTGGGAAATTGTGTCCCCAGCTGGCTGTCTCTGAGCCACTGCCAGCCAGTATTTGTAAAAGATCTTCAAAATATAGGACCTAAAGGATCTGATTTAATTCTTAGGGATGATGTCAGATAAACCCAAGGGAGCCAAAAGAGGTACTGGTGTTAAGAGTTTATgtcaataactttaaaaaaaattgtttttaatataacaGATGTTAATTTAACTGTTTTAGGGTGGTAAGACCATTTCCCACCTGAATTCTTCTAAGTTTCTGGCAATATGATTGTAACACTTTTATTAGAAAGTGATACTTCTTTTGTTTAGTGATTTTCTTATAGAGAGAATTGGAATCTCGCTCTTATGAGGTGGTGATGAGCAGCTCTTAAGAGGAGGTGCCTTATTTCCATGCCATGCTTTGTATCCCTCTGATTCTGAATGCTGTCTTTCTCCACCGAGGTGGAGCCCTAAAGCAGTAGCATGGTTAATTTAGTCTGAACACAAAAGAGCACTTCAAGTGTTTGCCCACGGGAGTGGGTCCTAAGGAAAAACATGAATTCTTTCTCTGAGTTTTGTCAAAACACACACCCAGCAAATACTATTtcctgtgcattgattttgtataatTTTGCCTGAGTCTATAATTTCCTAAAACAGCTATCTGCTTTGGGGGTCCTGGGAATGCCATGGATATTGTTGATATATGAGTCTCATTTCTGTCTTGTTACCCATAGTTTTAAACCATTGAGTAAAACTAACTCTGTGGAGTTGTTGTCTATTTAGGCTGACATTTGATTTCAGGAATGGATTAACACAGATGATTTGAATCAGAAGCATGCAAATCTAGCACAGGGCTTGAGGCAGAACAAATCAGACAGAGCTTCACGCCACCCCTTCTGAGGTGAATCTAAATCCTTTCCAGCATCTGCTGCCAACTCTGGCTTCAAGTA comes from Balaenoptera ricei isolate mBalRic1 chromosome 2, mBalRic1.hap2, whole genome shotgun sequence and encodes:
- the ARHGAP11A gene encoding rho GTPase-activating protein 11A isoform X2 yields the protein MWDQRLVRLAVVQQLRAVYGIKVKGGRGQCDRRRQETAATEIVGKIFGVPFNALPQSVVPEYGHIPSFLVDACTSLEEHIHTEGLFRKSGSVIRLKALKNKLDHGERCLSSAPPCDIAGLLKQFFRELPEPILPADLHEALFKAQQLRTEEKNKATLLLSCLMADHTIDILRYFFNFLRKVSLRCSENKMDSSNLAVIFAPNLLQTSEGHEKMSANTEKKLRLQAAVVQTLIDYASDIGHVPDFILGKIPAMLGIDDLCATPSLEGFEEGDYETPGDYKRKRRQSVGDFVSGALNKLKSNRTPSITPQQERTAQLSISPTILTPNAKRKLPVDSHGFSSKKRKSIKHNFNFELLPVHFDTSPEGSSQSSLSPVAVNGNHLISTGVLRRSKRLASKKICRVESGKADCFSPKISRKEKVRRSLRLKFNLGKSSKDGNVCSGVDRSENVGRRLANQQSLKNRIESVKTGLLFSPYIDERLTKKGSKKISKSEENLLTPEQLGGRNYRMSWTGPSNSSFQEIDGNEASPIDAILEVENSSLEPNMMVEKSPVMSYELAPSNVHSRHNNNVTGSSLSGDENNLTTETVVKIQKAFSESGSNLHALINHRQSSLTNVGKVKFNETSSIKCSPEENVFETNNFTVIESNEHHTSKDENSFSERDFSLHQTQKLGREATIKCYSTQMKIELEDNIHSNIPKDYLSKQELPSDEQIKKQESPRDTLNTKLKENENMIEENLLNCAASGEDVASASSLEQITCNSANLSKPRPVRIVKQQSLVETCDKTVSEHLQMTEHGKVSDHIQWFNNLSLNEPNRTKVKSPLKFQRMPVRQSVRRINSLLLYGGQPPRHKLASLGEAASPLVKSVSCDSALPSRVERASKDSSIPCTRPSPKEQKSTSCKQSNVDTISKSSMEVTSTSFSQMKRHPNSGNASLGSTRVCKQEVISNGQIKVPLDDLTNHDIVKSVVNNDMGFSRGISNRVLRRPSEKERVWYKGSPKNPIGKAQLLPTSRPVDL
- the ARHGAP11A gene encoding rho GTPase-activating protein 11A isoform X1 → MWDQRLVRLAVVQQLRAVYGIKVKGGRGQCDRRRQETAATEIVGKIFGVPFNALPQSVVPEYGHIPSFLVDACTSLEEHIHTEGLFRKSGSVIRLKALKNKLDHGERCLSSAPPCDIAGLLKQFFRELPEPILPADLHEALFKAQQLRTEEKNKATLLLSCLMADHTIDILRYFFNFLRKVSLRCSENKMDSSNLAVIFAPNLLQTSEGHEKMSANTEKKLRLQAAVVQTLIDYASDIGHVPDFILGKIPAMLGIDDLCATPSLEGFEEGDYETPGDYKRKRRQSVGDFVSGALNKLKSNRTPSITPQQERTAQLSISPTILTPNAKRKLPVDSHGFSSKKRKSIKHNFNFELLPGNLFSSTSTPVSVHFDTSPEGSSQSSLSPVAVNGNHLISTGVLRRSKRLASKKICRVESGKADCFSPKISRKEKVRRSLRLKFNLGKSSKDGNVCSGVDRSENVGRRLANQQSLKNRIESVKTGLLFSPYIDERLTKKGSKKISKSEENLLTPEQLGGRNYRMSWTGPSNSSFQEIDGNEASPIDAILEVENSSLEPNMMVEKSPVMSYELAPSNVHSRHNNNVTGSSLSGDENNLTTETVVKIQKAFSESGSNLHALINHRQSSLTNVGKVKFNETSSIKCSPEENVFETNNFTVIESNEHHTSKDENSFSERDFSLHQTQKLGREATIKCYSTQMKIELEDNIHSNIPKDYLSKQELPSDEQIKKQESPRDTLNTKLKENENMIEENLLNCAASGEDVASASSLEQITCNSANLSKPRPVRIVKQQSLVETCDKTVSEHLQMTEHGKVSDHIQWFNNLSLNEPNRTKVKSPLKFQRMPVRQSVRRINSLLLYGGQPPRHKLASLGEAASPLVKSVSCDSALPSRVERASKDSSIPCTRPSPKEQKSTSCKQSNVDTISKSSMEVTSTSFSQMKRHPNSGNASLGSTRVCKQEVISNGQIKVPLDDLTNHDIVKSVVNNDMGFSRGISNRVLRRPSEKERVWYKGSPKNPIGKAQLLPTSRPVDL